A single genomic interval of Bos indicus isolate NIAB-ARS_2022 breed Sahiwal x Tharparkar chromosome 5, NIAB-ARS_B.indTharparkar_mat_pri_1.0, whole genome shotgun sequence harbors:
- the LOC109558360 gene encoding olfactory receptor 8S1-like, with protein MEVGNTTRVTVFVLQGLSNNPQIQAVLFVTFLVVYLLTLTGNLLMLLVIRTDSHLHTPMYFFLSHLSFLDAFYSSVIVPKLLENLLSKWKTISFLECFTQISLVIFSGATEACLLSVMAYDRYQAVCHPLSYVVTMNKKICIGLVGASWAIGMGTGLLNTILLAQQHFCGPNLIRSFACEFPPVLLLACSDPYMNVASILTTMVVLGLGTLVLLLGSYTHIIMTALGINSASGQNKIFSTCSSHFLVVTIFYGSGVFRYMTPASGSALEQVLSVQYSVVTPLLNPLIYSLKNQEVKAALRRMLARKPRLTF; from the exons ATGGAAGTTGGCAACACAACCAGAGTCACTGTGTTTGTTCTCCAAGGACTATCCAACAACCCTCAGATCCAGGCAGTACTCTTTGTAACATTCCTGGTGGTTTACCTCCTGACCCTCACAGGGaacctgctgatgctgctggtgatCAGGActgactcccacctccacacccccatgtacttcttcctcagtcACCTCTCCTTCCTGGATGCTTTCTATTCCTCAGTCATTGTGCCTAAGCTGCTAGAGAACCTACTTTCCAAGTGGAAGACTATATCCTTCCTTGAATGTTTCACCCAGATCTCTTTGGTCATATTTTCTGGGGCCACTGAAGCTTGCCTCCTTTCAGTCATGGCCTATGACCGGTACCAGGCTGTGTGCCACCCCCTGTCATATGTGGTGACCATGAATAAGAAGATATGTATTGGCCTAGTGGGAGCCTCCTGGGCCATAGGAATGGGGACTGGCCTGCTTAACACCATCCTCCTGGCTCAGCAGCATTTCTGTGGTCCCAACCTCATCCGCAGTTTTGCCTGTGAGTTTCCTCCAGTGCTCCTGTTGGCCTGTTCTGACCCCTACATGAACGTTGCCTCCATCCTGACCACCATGGTGGTCCTGGGCCTTGGGACCCTTGTCCTACTCCTGGGATCCTACACCCATATCATCATGACAGCCTTGGGGATCAACTCTGCCTCAGGTCAGAATAAGATCTTCTCTACCTGTTCATCTCATTTTCTTGTGGTCACCATTTTTTATGGCTCAGGAGTTTTCAG GTACATGACTCCAGCTTCTGGCTCAGCCCTGGAGCAAGTTCTATCTGTGCAGTACAGTGTGGTGACTCCACTACTGAACCCCCTTATCTACAGTCTGAAGAACCAGGAGGTGAAGGCGGCTCTTAGGAGGATGCTGGCCAGGAAGCCCAGGCTCACCTTCTAA
- the LOC109558361 gene encoding olfactory receptor 8S1-like, with translation MEVGNTTRVTAFVLQGLSNNPQIQAVLFVIFLVIYLLILTVNLLMLLVIRTDSHLHTPMYFFLSHLSFLDAFYSSVIVPKLLEKLLCKQKTITLLECFTQISLVIFSGGTETCLLSVMAYDRYQAVCHPLSYVVTMNKKICIGLVGASWAIGMGTGLLNTILLAQQDFCGPNLIRSFACEFPPVLLLACSDPYMSVASILTTMVVLGLGTFVLVLVSYTHIIMTALGIDSASGQNKIFSTCSSHVLVVTIFYGSGIFRYMTPASGSALEQVLSMQYSVVTPLLNPLIYSLKNQEVKAALRRMLARKPRLTF, from the exons ATGGAAGTTGGCAACACAACCAGAGTCACTGCGTTTGTTCTCCAAGGACTATCCAACAACCCTCAGATCCAGGCAGTACTCTTTGTAATATTCCTGGTGATTTACCTCCTGATCCTCACAGTGaacctgctgatgctgctggtgatCAGGActgactcccacctccacacccccatgtacttcttcctcagtcACCTCTCCTTCCTGGATGCCTTCTATTCCTCAGTCATTGTGCCTAAGCTGCTAGAGAAACTGCTTTGCAAGCAGAAGACAATAACCCTCCTAGAGTGTTTCACCCAGATCTCCTTGGTCATATTTTCAGGGGGCACTGAAACCTGCCTCCTTTCAGTCATGGCCTATGACCGGTACCAGGCTGTGTGCCACCCCCTGTCATATGTGGTGACCATGAATAAGAAGATATGTATTGGCCTAGTGGGAGCCTCCTGGGCCATAGGAATGGGGACTGGCCTACTTAACACCATCCTCCTGGCTCAGCAGGATTTCTGTGGCCCCAACCTCATCCGCAGTTTTGCCTGCGAGTTTCCTCCAGTGCTCCTGTTGGCCTGTTCTGACCCCTACATGAGCGTTGCCTCCATCCTGACCACCATGGTAGTCCTGGGCCTTGGCACCTTTGTCCTAGTGCTGGTTTCTTACACTCATATCATCATGACAGCCTTGGGGATTGACTCTGCCTCAGGTCAGAACAAGATCTTCTCTACCTGCTCATCTCATGTTCTTGTGGTCACCATCTTTTACGGTTCAGGAATTTTCAG GTACATGACTCCAGCTTCTGGCTCAGCCCTGGAGCAAGTGCTATCCATGCAGTACAGTGTGGTGACCCCGCTACTGAACCCCCTTATCTACAGTCTGAAGAACCAGGAGGTGAAGGCGGCTCTTAGGAGGATGCTGGCCAGGAAGCCCAGACTTACCTTCTAA